A region from the Rufibacter sp. DG15C genome encodes:
- a CDS encoding 3-oxoacid CoA-transferase subunit B, whose translation MSLDKHGIAKRIAQEVEDGFYVNLGIGIPTLVANYIPAGMNVVLQSENGLLGMGPFPTEAEVDPDLINAGKQTVTYLPGSSLFSSAESFAMIRGEHVQLTILGAMEVSERGDIANWKIPGKMVKGMGGAMDLVASAKNIIVAMQHNSRDGQSKLLKNCSLPITGLACVKKIVTDLAVIDVTPEGFRLLERAPGVTVEEIQAATEGKLIVEGDIPEIKV comes from the coding sequence ATGAGTCTTGATAAACACGGCATAGCAAAAAGAATAGCGCAGGAAGTAGAAGACGGCTTCTACGTGAACCTGGGCATTGGCATACCCACCTTGGTAGCCAACTACATTCCAGCGGGAATGAACGTGGTCTTGCAGTCTGAGAACGGATTGCTGGGCATGGGCCCCTTCCCCACTGAGGCAGAGGTAGACCCAGACTTGATCAACGCGGGCAAGCAGACGGTGACGTATCTGCCTGGTTCTTCCCTTTTCAGTTCAGCCGAAAGCTTTGCCATGATCAGAGGCGAACATGTGCAGTTGACCATTCTGGGCGCCATGGAAGTTTCTGAGCGCGGCGACATTGCAAACTGGAAGATTCCAGGCAAGATGGTGAAAGGCATGGGCGGCGCCATGGACTTGGTGGCCTCGGCTAAAAATATCATCGTGGCTATGCAACACAATTCCCGGGACGGTCAGTCCAAGCTTTTAAAAAACTGCTCACTTCCTATCACTGGCCTGGCCTGCGTGAAGAAGATTGTAACGGACTTAGCGGTAATTGACGTAACGCCAGAGGGCTTCAGGCTATTGGAAAGGGCGCCGGGCGTGACCGTAGAAGAGATTCAGGCGGCCACCGAAGGAAAGCTGATTGTGGAAGGCGACATCCCCGAAATTAAAGTATAA
- a CDS encoding four helix bundle protein has translation MDQKEPKNLILELTLDFAVSVILYTEELEAKRKFVLANQLLKSGTSIGANVREAQNTESKADFIHKFKIAAKEVEETEYWLLLCQKTPSYPDPSQLQKSLTSIKKIISKIIISSKSKSK, from the coding sequence ATGGATCAGAAAGAGCCAAAGAATTTAATCTTGGAATTAACCTTAGATTTCGCGGTATCTGTCATCCTGTACACGGAAGAATTAGAGGCAAAACGAAAATTTGTGTTGGCTAATCAATTACTTAAAAGCGGAACGTCCATTGGCGCAAATGTGCGTGAAGCTCAGAATACTGAAAGCAAAGCTGACTTCATTCATAAATTTAAAATTGCCGCCAAGGAAGTGGAAGAGACCGAGTACTGGCTGTTGCTTTGCCAGAAAACTCCTTCTTATCCAGACCCAAGTCAACTCCAAAAATCACTTACTTCCATCAAAAAAATCATCTCAAAAATTATCATAAGTTCTAAATCAAAATCTAAATAA
- a CDS encoding CoA transferase subunit A, with protein MINKVVQDAAAACQDIPDGATLMLGGFGLCGIPENSIKELLNKGVKDLTCISNNAGVDDFGIGLLLQKRQVKKMISSYVGENAEFERQLLSGELEVELIPQGTLAERIRAGGAGIPAFFTPAGYGTEVGEGKESREFHGKMYLMEEWLKADFAIVKAWKGDTAGNLIYKGTARNFNPMMATAGKITIAEVEELLPVGELNPNMIHTPGIYVQRIFQGKDYEKRIEQRTVRQA; from the coding sequence ATGATTAATAAAGTAGTACAAGACGCCGCGGCCGCTTGCCAGGACATTCCAGACGGAGCCACTTTGATGCTGGGTGGTTTTGGCTTGTGCGGCATCCCAGAGAATTCGATTAAAGAGCTTCTAAACAAAGGCGTGAAAGACCTTACTTGCATCTCTAACAATGCGGGTGTAGACGACTTCGGAATTGGTCTATTATTGCAGAAACGCCAAGTCAAGAAAATGATTTCCAGCTACGTGGGTGAGAACGCCGAGTTTGAGCGTCAGCTGTTGTCTGGTGAGTTGGAAGTGGAATTGATTCCGCAGGGTACCTTGGCCGAGCGCATCAGAGCTGGAGGAGCCGGAATCCCTGCATTCTTCACCCCTGCCGGTTATGGTACTGAGGTGGGCGAAGGCAAAGAAAGTCGCGAGTTCCATGGCAAAATGTACCTGATGGAAGAATGGCTGAAGGCTGACTTTGCCATTGTGAAAGCCTGGAAAGGCGACACCGCCGGTAACCTCATCTACAAAGGCACGGCCCGCAACTTCAATCCCATGATGGCCACCGCTGGTAAAATCACCATTGCCGAGGTAGAGGAACTGTTGCCCGTAGGCGAACTGAACCCCAACATGATCCACACCCCCGGCATCTACGTGCAACGCATTTTCCAAGGCAAAGACTACGAGAAACGCATTGAGCAGAGGACGGTGCGGCAAGCGTAG
- a CDS encoding bifunctional riboflavin kinase/FAD synthetase: MIVIRELKDFPELPQAVVTSGTFDGVHVGHQKILSRLTETARQHNGQSVVLTYWPHPRTVLNPNDTSLRLLSTIEERIEALENYGVDYLLILPFTKEFAQLSSEEYIQQILLNTLHTKKLVIGYDHHFGRNREGNFDYLQQNAARYGFVVEEIPRQDIEEVGVSSSKIRTALEKGEVETAHKYLGRPYTITGTVVKGKQLGRTIGYPTANLEVKDALKLIPAQGVYAVLVNTPQGQYKGMLNIGVNPTVDDSGKQTIEVHIFDFNGDLYGQDITLLFIGYIRPELKFDGLEALTQQLHQDQESALHLLG; the protein is encoded by the coding sequence ATGATTGTCATTAGGGAGCTGAAAGATTTTCCAGAACTGCCGCAGGCAGTGGTGACGTCGGGTACCTTTGACGGGGTGCACGTGGGTCATCAGAAAATCTTGTCGCGTCTGACAGAAACTGCCCGCCAACACAACGGCCAAAGCGTGGTGCTCACCTACTGGCCGCACCCGCGCACGGTACTCAATCCAAATGACACTTCGCTTAGGTTACTTTCTACCATAGAGGAACGCATAGAGGCGCTGGAGAATTACGGCGTGGATTATCTCTTGATTCTGCCGTTCACCAAAGAGTTTGCGCAGCTTTCCTCAGAAGAATACATCCAGCAGATTCTGCTCAACACCCTGCACACCAAGAAACTGGTGATTGGGTATGACCACCATTTTGGTAGAAACCGCGAAGGCAACTTTGACTACCTCCAGCAAAACGCGGCGCGCTACGGCTTCGTGGTTGAGGAGATTCCTCGCCAGGACATTGAAGAAGTAGGCGTAAGCTCCAGCAAAATAAGAACCGCCCTTGAGAAAGGTGAGGTAGAAACCGCTCACAAGTACTTGGGCCGACCTTATACGATAACAGGCACCGTGGTAAAAGGCAAACAGCTAGGCCGCACTATCGGCTACCCGACTGCCAACCTGGAGGTAAAAGATGCGCTCAAGCTTATACCCGCGCAGGGCGTGTATGCCGTTTTAGTCAATACGCCGCAAGGCCAGTATAAGGGCATGCTCAACATTGGCGTGAACCCTACCGTGGATGACAGCGGTAAGCAGACCATTGAAGTGCATATCTTTGATTTCAATGGGGACTTGTACGGTCAGGACATTACGCTTCTGTTCATCGGCTACATTCGGCCAGAATTGAAGTTTGACGGATTGGAAGCGCTCACCCAGCAACTGCACCAAGACCAGGAATCTGCCTTACACCTGTTAGGATAA
- the truB gene encoding tRNA pseudouridine(55) synthase TruB: protein MQESPYDFEAGAILLFNKPLTWTSFDLVKKTKFALKIKKIGHAGTLDPLATGLLIMCTGKFTKRIEEIQAQEKEYTGKFILGHTTPSFDLETEVDSTSPIDHLTEEMLQEAAASFMGEIDQTPPIYSAVKVNGERAYNIARRGGEAEIKSKRITIKAFDLTAIEGNQVSFRVVCSKGTYIRSLARDFGVKLGCGAYLSELVRTRIGEYRIEDAMSLDQLQELREKQLGPA from the coding sequence ATGCAAGAATCACCGTATGATTTTGAAGCGGGAGCCATCCTGCTTTTCAACAAACCGCTGACCTGGACTTCTTTTGACCTGGTCAAGAAAACCAAGTTCGCCCTCAAGATTAAAAAGATTGGCCACGCGGGAACCTTGGATCCATTGGCGACAGGCTTGCTCATCATGTGCACGGGCAAATTCACCAAGCGCATAGAAGAGATTCAGGCGCAGGAAAAGGAGTACACCGGCAAATTCATCCTAGGTCATACCACGCCTTCTTTTGACCTGGAGACCGAAGTAGACAGCACCTCTCCCATTGATCATTTAACAGAAGAAATGCTCCAAGAGGCAGCCGCCTCCTTCATGGGTGAGATTGACCAGACGCCGCCTATTTATTCGGCGGTGAAGGTGAATGGCGAGCGCGCGTACAACATTGCCCGTCGCGGCGGCGAGGCTGAAATCAAGTCCAAGCGCATCACCATTAAAGCCTTTGACTTAACTGCCATTGAGGGAAACCAAGTGTCATTTAGAGTGGTATGTTCAAAAGGCACGTACATCAGGAGCCTGGCCCGTGACTTTGGCGTAAAGCTTGGTTGCGGCGCGTATCTGTCTGAACTGGTGCGTACCCGTATTGGGGAATACCGCATAGAGGATGCCATGTCTTTAGACCAATTACAAGAACTCCGCGAGAAACAACTAGGGCCGGCATGA
- a CDS encoding undecaprenyl-diphosphate phosphatase gives MDIWQAIILAIIEGLTEFLPVSSTGHMVIASSLMGISAFEFTKMFTVTIQFGAILSVVVLYWKRWINSFDFYKKLFVAVVPALLIGFVLKDVVDAMLERVEVVAISLVLGGIILVFVDKWFKDVENPVTTPSYKNAFIIGFFQCIAMIPGVSRSAASIIGGLTQNMTRKTAAEFSFFMAVPTMLAAATYSVLTDFLKLELSDIVSFNVPKFQLALSAINTQDWQVLIIGNVVAFVVAMAAIRFFVDFLTKYGFKLFGYYRILVGLIILLLLALGIDIQLV, from the coding sequence ATGGATATTTGGCAAGCAATCATTCTGGCCATTATTGAGGGATTAACCGAGTTTTTACCAGTGTCCTCTACCGGACACATGGTCATCGCCTCCAGCCTCATGGGCATCAGTGCCTTTGAGTTTACTAAGATGTTCACGGTAACTATACAATTTGGCGCCATCTTGTCTGTGGTGGTGTTGTATTGGAAGCGTTGGATCAACTCTTTTGACTTCTATAAAAAGCTGTTCGTGGCAGTGGTGCCCGCGCTCTTGATTGGCTTTGTCTTAAAGGACGTGGTAGACGCCATGCTGGAGCGCGTAGAGGTGGTGGCCATCAGTTTGGTGTTAGGCGGAATCATTCTGGTGTTCGTGGACAAATGGTTCAAAGACGTAGAAAATCCGGTTACTACACCAAGTTACAAGAATGCCTTTATCATAGGGTTTTTCCAGTGCATTGCCATGATTCCGGGCGTGTCAAGGTCGGCGGCTAGTATTATTGGCGGCTTGACACAGAACATGACCCGTAAAACCGCCGCTGAGTTCTCTTTTTTTATGGCAGTGCCCACCATGCTGGCGGCTGCAACCTACTCAGTTCTAACAGACTTCCTGAAGCTGGAACTCTCTGACATCGTCTCTTTTAACGTCCCTAAGTTTCAATTGGCCCTATCCGCCATCAATACCCAGGACTGGCAAGTTTTGATAATTGGCAATGTGGTTGCGTTTGTGGTGGCCATGGCGGCTATCAGGTTCTTCGTGGACTTCTTGACCAAGTACGGGTTTAAGTTGTTTGGTTATTACCGCATTTTAGTAGGCTTGATCATTTTGTTGCTCCTGGCCTTGGGCATTGACATACAGTTGGTATAA
- a CDS encoding DUF3098 domain-containing protein codes for MENNTNNTSPSSAFGRRNFMLMIIGLVIMSVGFILMSLDSEPYGYGFLGLTLGPIVLVAGFLFQFYAILAKPRKDV; via the coding sequence ATGGAAAATAACACCAACAACACGTCCCCTTCTTCGGCCTTTGGGCGCCGCAATTTTATGCTCATGATCATTGGTTTAGTGATTATGTCGGTTGGTTTCATTTTGATGTCACTAGACTCAGAGCCGTATGGCTACGGTTTTCTAGGCTTGACCCTAGGCCCAATTGTGTTGGTGGCAGGCTTCCTGTTCCAGTTTTACGCTATCCTGGCCAAACCCCGCAAAGACGTCTAG
- a CDS encoding ABC transporter permease, with translation MAAKHLQHTKKKKLGAYPHAMVVFSITLALFVIGLFGVLLIHAKEIFNLVKENMEVQVYLERDLTPLEIEKLKNTLSRKEFIALDNGKPQVTYMSKEDGAREFIDESGEDFLTFLGENPLRDAFILRINPEYATSAQLKKIQEDLQNTVGVYEVGYVESLINSINENLQKVSIVLLSFAAILVLVVMILINNTIKLALFSQRFLIRSMQLVGATSFFIQRPYLNRATIQGLISGLIASALLMGLLQYAYSQIAELYLLRNDEQILILMATLLVLGSVIGFFSSYRAVRKYLRSSLDDLY, from the coding sequence ATGGCTGCAAAACATCTTCAACATACCAAAAAGAAAAAACTGGGCGCTTACCCGCACGCCATGGTAGTCTTCAGCATCACGCTGGCGTTGTTTGTCATTGGCCTGTTTGGAGTTTTGCTCATTCACGCCAAAGAGATTTTCAACCTTGTAAAAGAGAACATGGAGGTGCAGGTGTATCTGGAGCGTGACCTTACCCCGCTTGAGATTGAAAAACTCAAAAACACCCTCAGCCGCAAAGAATTTATAGCCTTAGACAACGGTAAACCGCAGGTAACCTACATGTCTAAGGAAGATGGGGCCCGCGAATTCATTGACGAAAGCGGAGAGGATTTCCTAACCTTCCTAGGCGAAAATCCATTGAGAGATGCCTTTATCCTGCGGATCAACCCAGAATATGCCACCTCGGCTCAACTCAAGAAAATTCAAGAGGACTTGCAGAATACGGTTGGGGTGTATGAAGTGGGCTATGTAGAAAGCCTTATTAACTCCATCAATGAAAACCTACAGAAGGTGAGCATTGTCTTGCTTTCCTTTGCGGCCATTCTGGTGTTGGTGGTCATGATTTTAATTAACAATACCATCAAGTTGGCGCTCTTTTCGCAGCGTTTCCTGATAAGGAGTATGCAGTTGGTAGGCGCTACTTCCTTCTTCATTCAAAGACCTTATTTGAACCGAGCCACCATTCAAGGCTTGATTAGCGGTTTAATTGCCTCTGCCCTGCTAATGGGTTTGTTGCAATACGCCTATAGCCAAATTGCCGAGCTTTACCTACTTAGAAACGATGAGCAGATCCTCATTCTCATGGCTACCTTATTGGTGCTGGGCAGTGTGATTGGCTTTTTCAGTTCTTACCGCGCGGTGCGTAAGTACCTTCGCTCTTCCCTAGACGATCTTTATTAA
- a CDS encoding translocation/assembly module TamB domain-containing protein has translation METQDQETQKSKNYPQVIAKALLKIILGLFILVVLLVGGLMLALRFPAVQTKVAQKAASILSETIHHQVTVGSVDLEFFNKLILKDVRVLDRQKKTLFYVGTLDADISMFSILNPQRREIRLWPSQKKLVLFKDAQPNRLYISSLTLTNPEANLIQYKGSDSLNMSSFIRSLSNLIKTDTAKKSAPFDFKIDQIVLKNGLFTYHDYNLDRTEHGLDYKHMDLEDINGSFSDIQIKGDTIHTLVTSLTTKDRRSGTYLKDLDTRMTYAPTFWEWDKLNLRVNGSHLAKYVRFDYQRFGNFTSFNDSVKVTANFDSTYVNTDDIGLFAPVLKDWKEEVLLSGQVKGYVKQFQAKNVDIKYGQNTRIRGDISADGLPDFKNAFVDLHLAPSSINARDLRRYIPKKPYDIAARAGTIKLAGEITGFYNDFVANGTFNTALGKFVTDINLKFNKTDAENASYRGYLQTGGFDVGGLIGDRKVIKTVAMNGRVQGSGFTLETAKLQLDATIRSININNYNYQNIVVDGALSKQLFKGDFSIKDPNLTIAASGTINLQNNQQIFDLDSHIARIDLRALGFTKQNVVLTTDADVNFNGLKLDEFSGSAVLRNSVLRYSGKEVKVDSVAIVSHFHDGIRELHIDSEVMKLTAGGNYNYTTLFNDLKTLYREYELNFRNNPVELANYYRQKRAVPPTAYAIDLNVQLRNINPVLHAFAPSISLSDFAKVEGTFRNGATAILSLVGQVDTVLVGKNAFYQNDIEFTSSKLWNSPDVLANAVVTSERQNLQGAGDTDNLYVEAVWNERRINFSSNIAQTGTTNRANISGDVAFERNDVKMVFNRSNINLLNKEWTISPNNTIIFNRNGIRFDNVNLSYGPQSVNLFGMISRNPQDQLNIKIAEFRLENLNPLLTTKIDGRLNGEFTLRDVYNQPGLSSMVKVDSFMMDDIYIGNIDGLANWDNAKKYLEVDAGISRDAQKVLNLTGTYTPSAATNQLDLLAVMDDAQLKLVEPLLKTIMSDLGGTMDGRVRIMGKLSAPILKGSVLVSEGSFVFNYLKTRYTFADRVFFSENDISFRNIRLRDIYNNVAILNGGIFHDGFQNMVLDLKARFTRFMVLNTTKNDNPMYYGTAFATGTASAFGAPSNLTVDITARSEDNTNISIPLDNQAALQKQNFITFVNRNVTDSTATPIPLVQKKVDLSGIRLNFDFDITENAYLELIFDERTGDIIRGRGRGNIKMTIDTRGEFAMFGSYEIVQGRYNFTMLGLVNKEFNVRPGGTVTWNGDPLEGILDITATYTQRVSLQPILGQEAQQTVRYPVTAVMDLDGPLTTPQVRLNLEFNNLPGTLETLLSGYLSDIRNDEQELNRQVFSLLAFKRLSAKDEFQIGTADIGSSVGELFSNQLSYWLSQIDTNLEVDIGVSGSQDQVLDDVQLRLSYTLLEGRLKITREGNFNNNNANRPGGTRSTATGDWSLEYYLSKNGQLRLRATYETTPRDFEAVSATSRQTVSVLHQANFDRFGELFRRKRLSRRAQRAQERETPVITDDDITPRPVVPPPVKQ, from the coding sequence TTGGAAACGCAAGACCAAGAGACGCAGAAGAGTAAAAACTACCCGCAAGTTATAGCAAAAGCCCTTCTTAAAATAATTCTGGGCCTGTTTATCTTAGTGGTGTTGCTGGTAGGCGGGCTCATGCTTGCCTTGCGTTTTCCGGCTGTCCAAACCAAAGTGGCCCAGAAAGCCGCCTCTATTCTCTCTGAAACCATCCACCACCAAGTTACCGTAGGCAGCGTAGACCTTGAATTCTTCAACAAGCTCATCCTTAAGGACGTGCGCGTCTTAGACCGGCAGAAGAAGACACTGTTCTACGTGGGCACCCTGGACGCGGACATCAGCATGTTCAGCATCCTCAATCCCCAGCGCCGCGAGATCAGGTTATGGCCCAGCCAGAAAAAGCTGGTGCTGTTCAAAGACGCCCAGCCCAACCGGCTGTACATCTCTTCGCTGACGCTCACCAACCCAGAGGCCAACCTCATTCAATACAAGGGCTCTGACTCCCTGAACATGAGTTCGTTTATCAGATCCTTGAGCAACCTCATCAAGACAGACACGGCCAAAAAGTCTGCCCCTTTTGATTTTAAGATTGACCAGATTGTCTTAAAAAACGGTCTGTTCACCTACCATGACTACAACCTGGACCGCACGGAGCATGGCTTGGACTACAAGCACATGGACCTGGAGGACATCAACGGCTCGTTTTCAGACATCCAGATCAAGGGAGACACCATCCATACCCTGGTCACCAGCCTCACCACCAAAGACCGGCGGTCGGGCACTTATCTGAAAGACCTGGACACTCGCATGACCTACGCCCCTACCTTTTGGGAATGGGACAAGCTCAATCTGCGGGTGAACGGCAGTCATTTGGCCAAGTACGTGCGGTTTGACTACCAGCGCTTCGGAAACTTCACTTCCTTCAATGACAGCGTGAAGGTAACGGCCAATTTTGACAGCACTTATGTAAACACCGATGACATAGGCTTGTTCGCGCCTGTTCTTAAAGACTGGAAAGAGGAAGTCTTGCTATCTGGCCAGGTGAAAGGCTACGTAAAGCAGTTCCAGGCCAAGAACGTGGACATCAAGTACGGCCAGAACACGCGCATTAGAGGAGACATCAGCGCAGACGGCCTACCCGACTTTAAAAATGCCTTCGTGGATTTGCACCTGGCTCCCAGCTCCATCAATGCCCGCGACTTACGCCGCTACATTCCTAAAAAGCCGTATGACATTGCTGCTAGGGCCGGGACTATTAAGCTGGCTGGAGAGATTACCGGGTTCTACAATGACTTTGTAGCCAACGGCACGTTCAATACCGCGCTGGGTAAGTTTGTCACGGACATTAACCTCAAGTTCAACAAAACCGATGCTGAGAATGCCTCCTACCGCGGGTATCTGCAGACGGGTGGTTTTGACGTGGGCGGTTTGATTGGCGACAGAAAGGTGATCAAGACCGTGGCCATGAACGGCCGCGTACAAGGCAGCGGCTTTACTCTGGAGACGGCCAAGCTGCAATTAGATGCCACCATCCGGTCCATCAACATCAACAATTACAACTACCAGAACATTGTAGTAGATGGAGCCTTGAGCAAGCAGTTGTTTAAAGGAGATTTTTCCATCAAAGACCCTAATTTGACTATTGCGGCCTCAGGCACCATTAATTTGCAGAACAACCAGCAGATTTTTGACCTGGACAGCCACATTGCCAGAATAGACTTGCGCGCGCTAGGTTTTACAAAACAAAATGTGGTCTTAACCACAGATGCAGACGTCAACTTTAACGGCCTTAAGCTAGATGAATTTAGTGGTTCTGCTGTGTTAAGAAATTCTGTGCTGCGCTACAGCGGCAAAGAAGTGAAGGTAGATTCTGTGGCTATTGTGTCCCATTTTCATGATGGCATACGGGAATTGCACATTGACTCTGAAGTCATGAAGCTGACGGCCGGCGGCAATTACAACTACACTACCCTGTTCAATGACCTAAAGACGCTTTACCGCGAGTACGAGCTCAACTTCCGGAACAACCCGGTAGAACTGGCCAACTATTACCGCCAGAAAAGAGCCGTTCCGCCCACTGCCTATGCCATTGACCTGAACGTGCAGCTCAGAAACATTAACCCGGTCTTGCATGCGTTTGCACCCAGCATTTCGCTTTCTGATTTTGCCAAGGTAGAAGGTACCTTCCGGAATGGGGCCACGGCCATCCTCTCACTAGTAGGCCAGGTAGATACGGTGCTGGTGGGTAAAAATGCTTTTTACCAGAATGACATAGAATTCACGTCTTCTAAACTCTGGAACAGTCCAGACGTGCTGGCCAATGCCGTAGTTACTTCTGAGCGCCAGAACCTGCAAGGCGCCGGAGACACAGACAACCTGTACGTAGAGGCCGTTTGGAACGAGCGCCGCATCAATTTCTCCAGCAACATTGCGCAGACCGGCACCACCAACCGCGCCAACATTAGTGGGGACGTGGCCTTTGAGCGGAACGACGTGAAGATGGTCTTTAACCGGTCTAACATCAACCTGCTCAACAAGGAATGGACCATCTCGCCGAACAACACCATTATCTTTAATAGAAACGGTATTCGGTTTGACAATGTGAATCTATCCTACGGTCCGCAAAGCGTGAACCTGTTCGGGATGATTTCCAGAAACCCGCAAGACCAACTCAACATTAAAATTGCCGAATTCAGGTTAGAGAACCTGAACCCCTTGCTCACCACTAAGATTGATGGTCGCTTGAACGGTGAATTCACCTTGCGGGACGTGTACAACCAGCCGGGCCTCTCCTCTATGGTCAAGGTGGACTCCTTCATGATGGATGACATCTACATTGGCAACATAGACGGGCTGGCCAACTGGGACAACGCCAAGAAGTATTTGGAGGTGGACGCCGGCATTAGCCGTGATGCCCAGAAAGTGCTCAACCTGACCGGTACTTACACCCCTAGTGCCGCGACCAACCAACTGGATCTTTTGGCGGTGATGGATGACGCACAACTGAAGTTGGTGGAGCCCTTGCTGAAAACCATCATGTCAGATTTGGGAGGTACCATGGACGGTAGGGTCAGGATCATGGGGAAACTGTCGGCGCCCATTCTCAAAGGTTCCGTGCTGGTCTCAGAGGGCTCGTTTGTGTTCAATTATCTTAAAACCAGGTACACCTTTGCAGACCGCGTCTTCTTCAGTGAGAACGACATCTCCTTCCGGAACATTAGGCTGCGCGATATTTACAACAACGTGGCCATCTTGAACGGCGGCATCTTCCACGATGGCTTTCAGAACATGGTCCTGGACTTGAAGGCGCGCTTTACCCGGTTCATGGTCTTGAACACTACCAAGAACGACAACCCCATGTACTATGGGACAGCCTTCGCCACGGGCACGGCCTCGGCGTTTGGCGCCCCCAGCAACCTCACCGTAGACATCACTGCCCGAAGCGAGGACAACACCAACATCTCCATCCCGCTGGACAACCAAGCCGCCCTGCAGAAACAGAATTTTATCACGTTTGTAAACCGCAACGTAACGGACAGCACGGCTACGCCCATCCCGCTGGTGCAGAAGAAAGTAGACTTGTCTGGCATACGCCTCAACTTTGACTTCGACATCACCGAGAACGCGTACTTGGAATTGATTTTTGACGAGCGTACCGGTGACATCATCCGGGGCCGCGGCCGGGGCAACATCAAAATGACCATTGACACCCGCGGCGAGTTTGCCATGTTTGGGTCCTATGAGATTGTGCAGGGCCGCTACAACTTTACCATGCTGGGCCTGGTGAACAAGGAATTTAACGTACGTCCGGGCGGTACCGTGACCTGGAACGGAGACCCGCTGGAAGGCATCCTGGATATCACCGCCACCTATACCCAACGCGTGTCCCTACAACCTATCCTGGGCCAGGAAGCCCAACAGACCGTCCGGTACCCGGTGACCGCGGTGATGGACCTGGACGGCCCGCTCACTACCCCGCAGGTCCGTCTGAACCTAGAGTTCAACAACCTGCCGGGAACACTGGAAACGCTGCTTTCGGGCTATCTAAGTGACATACGGAATGATGAGCAGGAACTCAACCGGCAGGTGTTCTCCCTGCTGGCCTTTAAGCGCCTCTCTGCCAAGGATGAATTCCAGATTGGCACCGCAGACATTGGCTCTTCTGTGGGCGAATTATTCTCTAACCAGCTAAGCTACTGGCTGTCCCAGATTGACACCAACCTGGAAGTAGACATTGGGGTGAGTGGCTCGCAGGACCAAGTGCTGGATGACGTGCAGCTGCGTTTGAGTTATACTTTGTTAGAAGGCCGTTTGAAGATTACGCGCGAAGGCAATTTCAATAATAACAACGCCAACCGCCCCGGCGGGACCCGCAGCACCGCTACTGGGGACTGGTCACTGGAATACTACCTGAGCAAAAACGGACAGCTGCGTCTGCGCGCTACTTATGAAACCACGCCACGAGATTTTGAGGCCGTTTCGGCTACCAGCCGCCAGACCGTCAGTGTATTGCACCAGGCCAACTTTGACCGCTTTGGAGAGTTGTTCCGGCGCAAACGCCTAAGCCGCCGTGCCCAACGGGCCCAAGAACGCGAAACGCCCGTCATCACAGATGATGATATCACGCCAAGACCGGTAGTGCCACCGCCCGTGAAGCAATAG